In Pseudobdellovibrionaceae bacterium, the following proteins share a genomic window:
- the phoU gene encoding phosphate signaling complex protein PhoU, which yields MSKATIETTIENLKKHVSEVGTLVEKAVSHACKAAVEKSEYEILQVLKFEEMINEHHRSLDDHCMQALAKLSPFGQDLRTIISVIKINADMERMGDQSRNIVRILKDHFEKMDTPNSKAFVQMMADVNWMVKESIESFSKGNAQKAIEILKREEKVDEGKKLLTKELLELMQQQPNSVKPALDFILIVRSLERIADHCTNIAEETIFVLTGQDIRHRQEILQTKKT from the coding sequence ATGTCAAAGGCGACCATTGAGACTACGATTGAAAATTTAAAAAAACATGTTTCTGAAGTAGGGACCTTAGTAGAAAAGGCAGTGTCCCATGCTTGTAAAGCTGCTGTTGAAAAAAGTGAATATGAAATCCTTCAAGTTTTAAAGTTCGAAGAGATGATCAACGAACATCACCGAAGCTTAGATGATCATTGTATGCAGGCTTTAGCTAAGCTTTCTCCTTTTGGACAAGACTTAAGAACTATTATTTCTGTAATTAAAATCAACGCGGATATGGAACGCATGGGCGATCAGTCCCGTAATATCGTCCGCATTTTAAAAGATCATTTCGAAAAGATGGACACCCCCAACTCCAAAGCCTTCGTGCAGATGATGGCTGACGTGAATTGGATGGTCAAAGAGAGCATAGAAAGCTTCTCTAAAGGCAACGCCCAAAAGGCCATCGAAATCTTAAAAAGAGAAGAAAAAGTAGATGAAGGTAAAAAACTTTTAACCAAAGAACTCTTAGAACTGATGCAACAGCAACCTAATAGCGTAAAACCAGCACTAGATTTCATTTTGATTGTCAGAAGCCTAGAACGAATCGCTGACCACTGCACCAACATTGCAGAGGAAACCATCTTCGTCCTCACTGGCCAAGACATCCGCCACCGCCAAGAAATCCTACAAACAAAAAAAACCTAG
- the pth gene encoding aminoacyl-tRNA hydrolase: MSQDLYLFIGLGNPGDKYLLTRHNIGFMAIDWLQSHSQASGFKSEHKAEVAKLEFDGYKILLCKPQTFMNLSGDSVQSIMAYYKIQKQNILVLHDDLDMPFGSLRFMTNRSPGGHNGIKDIHNKIGADYTRLKIGISRKDLKMPADKFVLHNFSSEEMDHIPHLLDDISKASLDFLKNGPVKAANNFNRKLGLIEE, translated from the coding sequence ATGTCGCAAGATTTATATTTATTTATTGGCCTAGGCAATCCTGGGGATAAATACCTTCTTACTCGTCACAATATTGGTTTTATGGCCATAGACTGGCTACAAAGTCACTCTCAAGCTTCGGGTTTTAAATCTGAACACAAAGCTGAGGTGGCAAAGCTTGAGTTTGACGGTTATAAAATATTATTGTGTAAACCTCAAACTTTTATGAATCTTTCAGGTGACTCTGTACAGTCCATCATGGCTTATTATAAAATCCAAAAACAAAATATTTTGGTTCTACATGATGATCTGGATATGCCCTTTGGGTCTTTACGTTTTATGACTAACAGAAGTCCAGGTGGACATAACGGAATCAAAGACATTCACAATAAAATCGGCGCCGACTATACACGTTTAAAAATTGGCATTTCACGCAAAGATCTCAAAATGCCTGCTGATAAATTTGTACTGCACAATTTTTCATCCGAAGAAATGGACCATATCCCCCACTTATTGGATGACATCAGCAAGGCCAGTCTTGATTTTCTTAAAAACGGGCCCGTTAAAGCGGCGAATAATTTTAATCGCAAATTGGGTCTAATCGAAGAGTAA
- the pstS gene encoding phosphate ABC transporter substrate-binding protein PstS: MSRQFYGSVLVVLMIFGAIIYQALLGSDTFINGAGASFPYPLYSKWIKVYHSEHPLVKINYQSIGSGGGIRQVIQGTVDFGATDAPMNEHELAKANFKVWHIPTVMGSVVLTYNLPELQERLQITPEILVAIYLGEIKSWDHPRLVALNPELKDNSTYILPIRRSDGSGTTAIFTDYLSKVSPLWKMEVGSGKSLKWPTGLGGKGNEGVTGLVKQNHGAIGYVELTYAEASGLSVAALQNSSGNFVFPTLNSVSKAAEGIEIPEDYRVSLSNSSHPEAYPIAAFTYMLFPENISKSKGKELKKFMDWAMTEGQDVAAELKYAPLPKTLTTRLRKEVEEITIN; the protein is encoded by the coding sequence TTGTCGCGTCAATTTTATGGCTCAGTTTTAGTGGTGCTTATGATTTTTGGAGCCATCATTTATCAAGCTTTACTTGGTTCTGACACCTTTATCAATGGTGCTGGGGCCTCCTTTCCTTATCCGTTATATTCAAAATGGATTAAAGTTTATCATTCTGAACACCCCTTAGTAAAAATCAACTATCAGTCTATTGGTAGCGGAGGAGGAATTCGTCAGGTGATCCAGGGTACTGTGGACTTTGGTGCCACAGATGCTCCTATGAACGAGCACGAACTGGCTAAAGCTAATTTTAAAGTGTGGCACATTCCCACCGTGATGGGTTCTGTGGTGCTCACTTATAATTTACCTGAACTTCAGGAAAGACTTCAGATCACACCTGAAATTTTAGTGGCGATTTATCTTGGGGAGATCAAAAGTTGGGATCATCCACGACTTGTAGCTTTAAATCCTGAGCTTAAAGACAATTCAACTTATATTTTACCTATTCGTCGTTCAGATGGCAGTGGCACAACGGCCATCTTTACCGATTATTTGTCAAAAGTGTCTCCGCTTTGGAAGATGGAAGTCGGAAGTGGCAAGTCCTTAAAGTGGCCTACGGGTCTTGGGGGCAAGGGTAATGAAGGTGTAACGGGACTTGTAAAGCAAAATCATGGGGCCATAGGTTATGTAGAGTTGACCTATGCTGAAGCGAGTGGACTGTCTGTGGCTGCTTTGCAAAACTCTTCGGGTAATTTCGTCTTTCCGACTTTAAACTCTGTATCTAAAGCCGCTGAAGGGATTGAGATCCCCGAAGACTACCGCGTGTCTCTATCAAACTCTTCTCATCCCGAAGCCTATCCTATTGCCGCGTTCACCTACATGCTATTCCCCGAAAACATTTCCAAGTCTAAAGGTAAAGAACTTAAAAAGTTTATGGATTGGGCGATGACAGAAGGACAAGATGTGGCTGCGGAGCTAAAGTATGCTCCTCTTCCTAAAACATTAACAACACGACTGCGCAAAGAGGTTGAGGAGATCACAATTAACTAA
- the ychF gene encoding redox-regulated ATPase YchF codes for MALQVGIVGLPNVGKSTLFNAITQAGAESANYPFCTIDPNVGVVTVPDDRLERITKFVVPEKTIPTTIEFVDIAGLVKGASQGEGLGNQFLSHIRETDAILHVVRCFEDSNIVHVSGNVDPLRDIEVINTELILADLDSVEKRVKKIEKLAQSSKDSKIKFEYQTVKGIYDLLSAGKNARDFQIESDEQKKIIKELHLISIKPIIYVCNVAESDAKDGNEFTKKVFEYAQGEGQKALIISGAIEAEVSQLDPEEQKVFLEDLGLSEPGLNRLIRESYSLLNLRTYFTAGKKEVRAWTIPAGALAPQAAGVIHSDFERGFIRAETYHCEELFKLGSEAAVRDAGKYRSEGKEYEVKDGDILLFRFNV; via the coding sequence ATGGCATTACAGGTTGGAATTGTAGGACTCCCTAACGTAGGAAAGAGCACTTTATTCAATGCCATCACACAAGCAGGTGCGGAATCCGCCAACTATCCTTTTTGCACTATTGACCCTAACGTCGGTGTAGTCACCGTTCCTGACGATCGCTTGGAGCGTATTACAAAGTTTGTGGTCCCTGAAAAGACCATCCCCACCACTATTGAATTTGTGGATATCGCGGGCCTCGTTAAAGGCGCCTCTCAAGGTGAAGGTTTAGGTAACCAATTTCTGTCTCATATCAGAGAAACAGACGCCATTTTACACGTGGTGCGCTGTTTTGAAGATTCTAATATCGTTCACGTCTCTGGTAACGTCGATCCATTACGCGACATCGAAGTGATCAACACAGAACTTATCCTTGCCGATCTTGACAGTGTCGAAAAGCGCGTAAAGAAGATTGAAAAACTAGCTCAAAGTAGCAAAGATTCTAAAATCAAATTTGAATACCAAACTGTAAAAGGCATCTATGACCTTCTTAGCGCAGGTAAAAATGCCCGTGACTTTCAAATTGAATCTGACGAACAAAAAAAGATCATCAAAGAACTGCACTTGATCTCTATCAAACCCATCATCTATGTGTGCAACGTGGCTGAATCTGATGCCAAAGACGGGAATGAGTTTACAAAAAAAGTTTTTGAATACGCTCAAGGTGAAGGGCAAAAGGCACTTATCATTTCTGGGGCCATTGAAGCCGAAGTCTCTCAACTCGATCCCGAAGAGCAAAAGGTCTTTTTAGAAGACTTAGGTTTAAGTGAGCCAGGACTTAACCGTTTGATTCGCGAATCTTATTCTCTACTTAACTTAAGAACCTACTTTACGGCTGGAAAAAAAGAGGTGCGAGCCTGGACGATTCCTGCTGGTGCACTCGCTCCACAGGCGGCAGGTGTGATCCACTCTGATTTTGAACGGGGTTTTATTCGCGCAGAAACCTATCATTGCGAAGAGCTTTTCAAACTCGGCAGTGAAGCTGCGGTCAGAGATGCGGGCAAGTACCGCTCAGAAGGTAAAGAGTACGAGGTTAAAGACGGAGACATTTTGCTATTCCGCTTTAATGTTTAA
- the rph gene encoding ribonuclease PH, producing MRQNDRPLDQMRPLEFEVGVNKFAEGSCLVKFGDTHVLCTATLEEGVPKWLAGKNEGWITAEYCMLPRSTHQRIRRDKALTGGRTQEISRLIGRSLRAGFDLSKIPEKSFVVDCDVLQADGGTRTAAITGGYVALRQAFNFLLKQGLLQQDPTQTQIAAVSIGRLNGQCYVDLDYEEDSHCESDVNFVMNSKKEFIEIQGTAENNSFSQDDLIAMMGLALKTGEHIFERQTKYL from the coding sequence ATGAGACAAAATGATCGTCCCTTAGACCAAATGCGCCCTTTAGAATTTGAAGTGGGCGTGAATAAATTTGCGGAAGGCAGTTGCTTAGTTAAATTTGGCGACACTCATGTCTTATGCACAGCCACTCTTGAAGAGGGCGTACCCAAATGGCTGGCTGGAAAAAATGAAGGCTGGATCACCGCTGAATACTGCATGCTCCCTCGCTCCACTCATCAACGTATAAGACGTGACAAAGCCTTAACAGGAGGGCGCACCCAAGAGATCTCAAGATTGATTGGTCGTTCTTTACGTGCAGGTTTTGATCTGAGTAAAATTCCTGAGAAGAGTTTTGTGGTGGATTGTGATGTCCTCCAGGCTGACGGAGGCACACGAACTGCGGCGATCACAGGCGGATATGTGGCCCTCAGACAGGCCTTTAACTTTCTGCTCAAACAAGGGCTTTTACAACAAGATCCCACGCAAACACAGATTGCTGCCGTTAGCATCGGACGTCTTAATGGACAATGTTATGTCGACTTAGACTACGAAGAAGACTCCCACTGTGAAAGCGATGTGAATTTTGTGATGAACTCAAAAAAAGAATTTATTGAAATTCAGGGCACAGCCGAGAACAACTCGTTTTCTCAAGATGACTTGATTGCTATGATGGGTTTAGCTCTTAAAACAGGCGAACACATCTTTGAACGACAGACCAAGTACCTCTAG
- a CDS encoding ribose-phosphate pyrophosphokinase: MGKLKIIAGNANPDFAAKVAKHSGLELCKSKINRFSDGEIQVEIHESIRGADVFVIQSACPPVNENYMELFILLDALKRASAKSITAVIPYFGYARQDRKVKPRVPISAKCVSDLISAAGANRVVSVDLHSAQIQGFFNIPFDHLFSFPTLAKAWREEMGAGDDFVVVSPDAGGVERARIFAKKLECPIAIIDKRRTGPNEAKAYNLIGSVEGKIAIVADDMVDTAGTLTEGIKSLVDNGAKKVFAVATHPLLTGPAIDRINDSPIEQLWVTDTIPLNENAQKCKKIKVISVASVVSDAIQRIYGNDSVSILFDE; this comes from the coding sequence ATGGGAAAATTAAAAATTATCGCGGGGAACGCCAATCCTGATTTTGCGGCAAAAGTAGCTAAGCACTCAGGCTTGGAATTATGTAAATCTAAAATCAATCGTTTTTCTGACGGAGAAATCCAAGTCGAAATTCATGAAAGCATCAGAGGTGCTGATGTCTTTGTGATTCAAAGCGCTTGTCCTCCCGTAAATGAAAACTATATGGAGCTGTTCATCTTACTTGATGCCTTAAAGAGAGCTTCCGCAAAAAGCATCACAGCCGTCATTCCCTACTTCGGTTATGCAAGACAAGATCGTAAGGTCAAACCCCGCGTTCCTATTTCAGCCAAGTGTGTGTCTGACTTGATCTCTGCTGCTGGAGCAAACAGAGTGGTTTCTGTGGACCTGCATAGTGCTCAGATCCAAGGTTTTTTTAATATTCCCTTTGATCATCTTTTTTCCTTTCCCACTTTAGCTAAAGCATGGCGTGAGGAGATGGGCGCAGGAGACGACTTTGTGGTCGTGAGTCCTGATGCAGGGGGTGTGGAGCGCGCTCGAATTTTTGCCAAAAAATTAGAGTGCCCCATTGCTATCATTGATAAACGCCGTACTGGCCCCAATGAAGCTAAAGCTTATAACTTAATTGGGTCTGTTGAAGGTAAGATTGCCATTGTGGCTGATGATATGGTGGACACCGCAGGAACTCTCACTGAAGGAATTAAAAGTTTAGTGGACAATGGAGCTAAAAAAGTCTTTGCTGTAGCCACTCACCCACTTCTGACTGGCCCTGCCATTGATCGTATTAACGACAGTCCTATCGAACAACTTTGGGTGACTGACACCATTCCTTTAAACGAAAATGCACAAAAGTGTAAGAAGATCAAAGTGATCTCTGTAGCTTCTGTGGTTTCTGATGCTATTCAAAGAATTTACGGCAACGATTCTGTCAGTATTCTTTTTGACGAGTAA
- the pstA gene encoding phosphate ABC transporter permease PstA, protein MKPFNIKTQLSFSMMDRKRKLKSKIMVFFLMLAAVLAAIPFVFITSYVFYKGLSSINLDFFTQLPAAPGQLGGGIGNALLGSLIMVFMASVFAVPWGILGGAYLSEYSSTKLAKYLSFSVDLLTSVPSIVVGIFVYVILVTTMGKFSGLAGAMSLFIIMIPIVIRTTEEILKLVPFHIREAGLGLGLPRWKVILLIVIPGVKSSLISGVMLAIARAAGETAPLLFTSLANQYWSSNILEPMASVPVQVYNFAISGFEDLERQAWAGSLVLVFFVVTINLITRFLLNLNKLGRKK, encoded by the coding sequence ATGAAACCATTTAATATCAAAACCCAGCTTAGCTTTTCTATGATGGATAGAAAAAGAAAACTCAAAAGCAAGATCATGGTGTTCTTCTTGATGCTGGCCGCAGTGCTTGCTGCAATTCCGTTTGTGTTCATCACATCTTATGTATTTTATAAGGGTTTAAGTTCCATCAATCTTGATTTTTTCACCCAACTTCCCGCAGCCCCTGGTCAGCTTGGAGGAGGCATAGGGAATGCGCTCTTAGGAAGTTTGATTATGGTCTTTATGGCCTCTGTATTTGCTGTCCCTTGGGGGATTTTAGGTGGGGCGTATTTAAGCGAATATTCTTCGACTAAACTGGCCAAGTATTTAAGTTTCAGTGTGGATCTGTTGACCAGTGTCCCTTCTATTGTGGTGGGAATTTTTGTGTATGTGATTTTAGTGACCACAATGGGTAAGTTTTCAGGTCTTGCTGGGGCTATGTCGTTATTTATCATTATGATTCCGATTGTGATCAGAACCACCGAAGAGATTTTAAAACTTGTGCCCTTTCATATTCGTGAAGCGGGATTAGGTTTGGGGCTTCCTCGTTGGAAGGTGATTCTGCTGATTGTGATTCCAGGGGTAAAAAGCTCTTTGATTTCAGGGGTGATGCTCGCCATTGCCAGAGCCGCAGGTGAAACGGCCCCGCTTTTATTCACAAGTTTAGCCAACCAATACTGGTCTTCAAATATTTTAGAGCCTATGGCTTCTGTTCCCGTGCAGGTTTATAACTTTGCTATCAGCGGATTTGAAGATTTGGAAAGACAAGCCTGGGCAGGCTCTTTGGTTTTAGTGTTTTTTGTGGTGACCATTAACTTAATAACGCGCTTTTTGCTTAACCTTAATAAGTTAGGTCGAAAGAAATAA
- the pstC gene encoding phosphate ABC transporter permease subunit PstC — MALLKPKDHHPGDRLFYYVLTLVALMTVGLLGLMMGAIFDMSFEAIKTFGLKFFITNDWDPRRQIFGALPFIFGTLVSSFLALLLAVPISLGMALYVNEIAPKGVARALAFLVEMLAAIPSIVYGLWGLFVLAPFLKNYLQPALQYTLGWLPFFQGEPIGVGMLASGIILAFMITPTISTICREVFASVPDIIREAAYGLGATRWEMLKLSVLRASLPGILAAVILGLGRALGETMAVTMVIGNVAQIKWSLFEPAQTMASLIANEYAEAETDLIMSSLTAVGLTLFVVSLIVNSLARLIVWKNKEKYKL, encoded by the coding sequence ATGGCATTGCTAAAACCCAAAGATCATCACCCAGGTGATCGACTTTTTTATTACGTCCTCACGCTTGTAGCCTTAATGACCGTAGGGCTTTTGGGTCTTATGATGGGTGCCATTTTTGACATGTCCTTTGAGGCGATCAAAACCTTTGGTTTAAAGTTTTTTATTACCAATGACTGGGATCCCAGACGACAGATTTTTGGGGCTTTACCTTTTATTTTTGGAACCTTAGTGTCTTCGTTTCTGGCTCTTTTGTTAGCTGTACCTATCAGTTTAGGTATGGCTTTGTATGTGAATGAGATTGCTCCAAAGGGTGTGGCCAGGGCTTTGGCTTTTTTAGTGGAGATGCTTGCGGCCATTCCTAGTATTGTGTATGGGCTCTGGGGGCTTTTTGTCTTAGCCCCTTTTCTAAAAAATTATCTGCAACCCGCTTTGCAATACACTTTGGGTTGGCTGCCTTTCTTTCAGGGCGAACCTATTGGTGTGGGCATGTTGGCCTCGGGAATCATTTTAGCGTTTATGATCACTCCTACTATTTCTACAATCTGCAGAGAAGTCTTTGCGTCTGTTCCAGATATCATTCGTGAAGCGGCTTACGGTTTGGGGGCCACTCGTTGGGAGATGCTTAAGCTTTCAGTGCTGAGAGCCTCTTTGCCTGGAATTTTAGCGGCTGTGATCTTGGGATTAGGTCGCGCTCTGGGAGAGACCATGGCTGTGACCATGGTGATTGGAAACGTTGCACAGATCAAGTGGAGTTTATTTGAGCCCGCACAAACCATGGCCTCTTTAATCGCCAATGAATATGCAGAAGCAGAAACCGACCTGATCATGTCTTCTTTGACTGCTGTGGGACTGACTTTATTTGTGGTGTCTTTGATTGTGAATTCACTAGCAAGACTCATCGTTTGGAAAAATAAAGAGAAGTACAAGCTATGA
- a CDS encoding AI-2E family transporter, whose amino-acid sequence MAALAAIAISFALSYTKAIMVPFVFSLFLYFMLLPFLRFLKNEVRLPRWLALVITFTLVFVIVLVLTLIAVAFVRGFLDGYQDYYNRLVIALEKGRRYLVEQGFTMAQEFDAPSYLSRLPLLNIIRNAGFGALNFISSLSLVFIFLLFLFIGTAAAETPTDSESSNVDVDDVSGNEFLMEVDYKIRQYLLVKLTTSLITAIVIGTFFMFMGLDFALTFATAVFVLNFIPTIGSIVATILPVPIALIQYDSSLMVWLIVIIPGLTQFIIGSVIEPKIMGDSLKIHPVVILLSLMFWALIWGIPGAFMAVPLTAAIKIILEKIEGGHYISQLMSGDITRKK is encoded by the coding sequence ATGGCAGCCTTGGCTGCCATAGCTATTTCATTTGCTCTTTCTTACACCAAGGCCATCATGGTGCCCTTTGTCTTCTCTTTGTTTCTTTATTTTATGCTTTTGCCCTTTCTAAGATTTTTAAAAAATGAGGTGAGGCTTCCCAGGTGGCTGGCCTTAGTGATCACTTTTACTTTAGTGTTTGTAATTGTCCTTGTGTTGACTCTGATTGCAGTGGCCTTTGTGCGGGGTTTTTTAGATGGGTATCAAGACTATTACAATCGTTTGGTCATTGCACTAGAAAAAGGCCGTCGTTATCTGGTGGAACAAGGTTTTACGATGGCACAGGAATTCGATGCTCCCAGTTATTTAAGTCGTTTGCCTTTGCTCAACATTATTAGAAATGCAGGTTTTGGAGCTTTAAACTTTATCAGTTCACTTTCTTTAGTTTTTATCTTTTTACTGTTTTTATTTATTGGCACTGCTGCTGCTGAAACGCCTACAGATTCTGAGTCCTCAAATGTTGATGTGGATGATGTGTCTGGCAATGAATTTTTGATGGAAGTGGATTACAAAATTCGTCAATATCTATTGGTTAAATTAACGACGTCTTTGATCACTGCGATTGTGATTGGGACGTTTTTCATGTTTATGGGCTTGGACTTTGCTCTGACTTTTGCCACGGCGGTCTTTGTTCTAAATTTTATTCCCACCATTGGCTCTATCGTTGCCACGATACTGCCTGTGCCCATTGCTCTCATTCAGTATGACAGTTCCTTGATGGTTTGGCTTATTGTTATCATTCCAGGTCTGACTCAATTTATTATAGGAAGTGTGATTGAACCCAAAATCATGGGAGACAGTTTAAAGATTCATCCTGTGGTGATTCTTCTGTCTTTGATGTTTTGGGCTTTGATATGGGGCATTCCTGGTGCTTTTATGGCCGTGCCTTTAACTGCGGCCATTAAAATTATTTTGGAAAAGATCGAAGGTGGGCACTATATTTCTCAGTTGATGTCAGGAGATATCACTAGAAAGAAGTAA
- the pstB gene encoding phosphate ABC transporter ATP-binding protein PstB: MSLIEVKNLNAGFGPKHILKDVSCAFGQNEVVALIGPSGCGKSTFIRTLNRLHEEIDNAWMEGDVFFEGFNIYDTKVDPVLIRRRVGMVFQKPNPFPGLSIYENVAIGLKLAGYRNKSSIDELVESALKQAALWEEVKDHLKNPGTSLSGGQQQRLCIARALAVKPPVLLMDEPTSALDPISTGKIEELIEALHNSVTVIIVTHNMQQAARISDKTAYFLMGNLVEFGQTSEIFTNPKDERTESYITGRFG; the protein is encoded by the coding sequence ATGTCATTGATTGAAGTCAAAAATTTAAATGCAGGATTCGGTCCTAAACATATCTTAAAAGATGTGAGTTGCGCTTTTGGACAAAATGAAGTGGTTGCCTTGATTGGACCTTCGGGTTGCGGAAAGTCCACCTTTATTCGTACCCTTAATCGTTTGCACGAAGAGATCGACAACGCGTGGATGGAAGGGGATGTGTTCTTTGAGGGCTTTAACATTTATGACACCAAAGTTGACCCAGTTTTGATTCGTCGAAGAGTCGGGATGGTGTTTCAAAAGCCGAACCCTTTCCCAGGGCTGAGCATTTATGAAAACGTGGCCATTGGGCTTAAACTTGCGGGTTATCGCAATAAAAGCTCCATTGATGAGCTGGTAGAATCAGCCCTTAAACAGGCCGCCTTGTGGGAAGAGGTGAAAGATCATCTTAAAAACCCAGGAACCAGCTTATCTGGAGGACAACAGCAAAGACTTTGCATTGCTAGGGCTCTTGCCGTCAAACCTCCTGTGCTTTTAATGGATGAACCCACAAGTGCCCTAGACCCCATTTCCACAGGAAAGATTGAGGAGCTGATTGAAGCTTTACATAATTCTGTTACAGTAATTATTGTGACTCATAATATGCAGCAAGCAGCTCGTATATCTGACAAAACAGCGTATTTTTTAATGGGGAATCTGGTGGAGTTTGGACAAACATCGGAAATATTTACGAACCCCAAAGATGAAAGAACGGAGTCTTACATCACAGGACGATTTGGATAG
- a CDS encoding N-acetylmuramoyl-L-alanine amidase, translated as MSHKLGHVLITILIVFSFYGLKAMAQETSSDDALATPRLQVLIDPGHGGIDRGGITIGNTYEEPIVFDVAQKLYLELLNQNIKAELIRESDQGLGLEERVQIALQKRPQIFISLHANTHRNKRISGAEFYIEPSDALIGHQDFLSFLSVTSQSNNMADFALKAYNTRFFYPDMDQVEVPKDLKVILLDMLRMKTRGESLALAVSLKKNWKGSSQIREGNFYLLRSLPFTSVLVELGYISNEKDFHRLNDETQRFELAKQLAEGLSQYLSKPKGSTDETK; from the coding sequence ATGTCACACAAACTGGGGCACGTCCTCATTACCATTCTTATCGTATTTTCTTTTTATGGACTTAAGGCCATGGCTCAAGAGACATCCTCTGATGACGCTCTAGCCACGCCCAGATTGCAGGTGCTGATTGATCCTGGGCACGGTGGCATTGATCGAGGGGGAATCACTATTGGGAACACCTATGAAGAGCCTATTGTATTTGATGTGGCCCAAAAGCTTTACCTAGAGCTCTTAAATCAAAACATCAAGGCCGAGCTGATCCGTGAATCCGATCAGGGACTAGGATTAGAAGAGCGCGTGCAGATCGCCCTGCAAAAAAGACCGCAAATTTTTATTTCTCTCCATGCCAACACTCATCGCAATAAGAGGATTTCAGGGGCTGAATTTTATATTGAACCCTCAGATGCTTTAATAGGACACCAAGATTTTTTATCTTTTCTTTCTGTGACCAGCCAAAGCAATAATATGGCTGATTTTGCGCTAAAAGCTTACAACACTCGCTTCTTTTATCCCGATATGGATCAAGTTGAGGTCCCTAAAGACCTAAAGGTGATCCTTCTAGATATGCTTCGAATGAAGACACGCGGAGAGAGTCTTGCGCTGGCAGTGTCCTTGAAAAAAAATTGGAAGGGCTCTTCCCAAATTCGTGAAGGAAATTTTTATTTGCTCAGAAGCTTGCCCTTCACCAGTGTGCTTGTAGAGCTGGGATACATCTCTAACGAAAAGGACTTTCATCGTCTGAATGATGAAACCCAGCGTTTTGAGCTTGCCAAGCAACTTGCTGAGGGTTTATCCCAATACCTTTCCAAACCAAAAGGAAGTACTGATGAGACAAAATGA
- the rdgB gene encoding RdgB/HAM1 family non-canonical purine NTP pyrophosphatase, with protein sequence MTPLKTLWIASFNPGKLTEFRRLFEQQSFDLRLAKDIAGYESPEETGDTFEANAKIKAYSLFKILRQEEWVLAEDSGIMVEGLGGLPGVHSARYAGPKASDLLNNDKLLKMLKLRSPLNRKAKYVSYIYIKSPDVEFSVFGELEGQIAHSAKGKEGFGYDPIFIPTGFDKTMAELGMGIKNQISHRQKACTALKTELERLLQA encoded by the coding sequence ATGACACCCCTTAAAACCCTTTGGATCGCAAGCTTTAATCCTGGAAAACTCACAGAGTTTAGAAGACTTTTTGAACAGCAGAGTTTTGATCTGCGTTTAGCCAAAGACATCGCAGGCTATGAGTCCCCCGAAGAGACTGGGGACACCTTTGAGGCCAATGCTAAAATCAAAGCCTACTCCCTTTTTAAAATCTTAAGACAAGAGGAATGGGTGCTTGCTGAAGACTCTGGGATCATGGTGGAGGGCCTAGGTGGTCTTCCTGGTGTTCACTCTGCTCGTTACGCAGGCCCCAAAGCCTCTGACCTACTGAATAACGACAAGCTCCTTAAAATGCTCAAACTCCGAAGCCCCCTGAATCGTAAAGCCAAATACGTCTCTTACATTTATATTAAAAGTCCTGATGTGGAATTCAGCGTATTTGGCGAACTTGAAGGACAGATTGCGCATTCGGCTAAGGGTAAAGAGGGTTTTGGTTATGATCCTATTTTTATTCCCACAGGCTTTGACAAAACCATGGCCGAGCTAGGGATGGGAATCAAAAATCAAATCTCTCACCGTCAAAAAGCCTGCACCGCCCTGAAAACAGAACTTGAGCGCCTGCTCCAAGCATAA